Proteins from a single region of Deltaproteobacteria bacterium:
- a CDS encoding histidine phosphatase family protein: MFEVLLVRHGQTDWNAGRRVMGRQPIGLNATGRAQVAALAGALAECNVVAIYASPTRRTMESAELLLDGHRGDAPLQEDPGLVEIDYGDWVNLPFEAVEPQPSFTEYLVRPSQMQIPGGERPTEVQARAVAAVERMRSAHPSGRVAVVSHADVIKVVLVHYLGMPLDRWQQFKIDNGSLTWLRFYPGGVRVVGVNWHPGADHLFAHDTLPHVHDGE, encoded by the coding sequence ATGTTCGAGGTTTTGTTAGTCAGACACGGCCAAACGGATTGGAATGCCGGGCGCCGGGTGATGGGGCGGCAACCGATCGGTCTCAATGCCACAGGCCGGGCGCAAGTGGCCGCGTTGGCGGGCGCGCTGGCGGAGTGCAACGTGGTCGCCATCTACGCGAGTCCCACGCGGCGCACGATGGAATCGGCGGAACTCTTGTTGGATGGACATCGCGGGGATGCGCCGTTGCAGGAGGATCCGGGATTGGTCGAGATCGACTACGGCGATTGGGTCAATCTCCCGTTCGAAGCCGTTGAACCGCAACCGAGCTTTACGGAGTATTTAGTCCGTCCCAGCCAGATGCAAATCCCCGGAGGCGAGCGCCCGACGGAGGTGCAGGCCCGCGCGGTCGCGGCCGTGGAGCGGATGCGGAGTGCGCATCCTAGCGGACGCGTGGCTGTCGTGTCGCATGCCGATGTGATTAAAGTCGTGCTGGTCCATTATCTCGGGATGCCGCTCGATCGCTGGCAACAATTCAAAATCGACAATGGCTCGTTAACGTGGCTCCGTTTCTATCCGGGTGGTGTCCGCGTCGTCGGTGTGAATTGGCATCCCGGCGCGGATCATCTCTTCGCGCATGACACGTTGCCGCATGTGCACGACGGGGAATGA
- a CDS encoding insulinase family protein: MKPTITRHTLPNGLTVLLEENRSAPVISLNLLVKVGSAMETAPEAGICHFIEHMLFKGTPTRPVGRIARDVEAAGGEINAYTSFDHTVYYINMASRYADEGLKILADAVQHPLFDAREVEREAEVICEEIRRGLDNPQHVLMEHLFAGAYGTHPYGRPIIGSAVTVKSFQHTDLRHFWQRWYTASQMAVVVVGDFETTQLLRRIEEEFCDLSTTPAPVMPDLLTLNDTIGPQCLTERLNIQTSYFALAVPTPEITAAAVPALDILSHLLGGGESSRLEQIVKERKRLVQSIYTYAFTARGLGLFVIGGSATSAQMKRALPAIWDVVGDVLRPGAISMAELERAKLNIQCSEIYERETVGGQAGKHAYFLSTANDHQFERKYYDAVARTTLEQLHDTAHTYLRPDRSTLMWVAPKRDKIVPATQAAAWCRLPAPRPVTTVPGPRAVARPVLLKFPNGLRCVVRPEHRLPLVSIQAVMHGGTRYETAAINGINALLTNTLTKGTRSRDAATVAETIDAIGGGLNAGAGRNSVAIRSEFLSAKLTEGFTLFAETLREPAFAPEEVAKERNLLLEAIRNQEDNLPGLAMKHFCRALYGKHPYALAAIGEKESVRRLGPAQLTRYYEMIAHPSQIVLGVSGDIEPAFVEELVRRHIWWPARRLAARPKLPKLAAVKPQTVTTRRAEKQQAHIFYGVRGTTVTAPDRYAFSVLNQILSGQGGRLFLTLRDQMSLAYSVSASLQLGIEPGYFAVYIGTEPAKVHTAIEGIEQQLRQLTDEPVTDEEFSRAREHLVGTYELDLQRNSAIAGMHALNLLYGLGLDELARYPAKILAVTPRDLLRVAKKYFRKDAVVCSIVTP; the protein is encoded by the coding sequence ATGAAACCAACCATCACACGTCACACATTGCCGAACGGCCTCACGGTCTTGCTCGAAGAAAACCGCAGTGCCCCGGTGATTTCGCTGAATCTCCTCGTCAAGGTCGGGAGTGCGATGGAGACCGCGCCCGAGGCCGGCATCTGCCACTTCATCGAACATATGTTGTTCAAAGGCACGCCCACCCGTCCGGTGGGCCGGATCGCGCGGGATGTCGAAGCCGCCGGCGGCGAGATCAACGCCTACACCTCGTTCGATCATACGGTCTATTATATCAACATGGCCTCGCGGTATGCCGACGAAGGCCTGAAGATCCTCGCCGATGCGGTGCAACACCCGCTGTTCGACGCGCGCGAAGTGGAACGCGAGGCGGAAGTGATCTGCGAAGAGATCCGACGCGGCTTGGACAACCCTCAACATGTGCTGATGGAGCACTTGTTCGCCGGCGCGTACGGCACGCACCCGTATGGCCGCCCGATTATCGGATCGGCCGTCACCGTCAAATCGTTCCAGCACACGGACCTGCGCCACTTCTGGCAGCGCTGGTACACGGCATCACAAATGGCCGTCGTCGTCGTCGGGGATTTCGAGACCACACAACTGTTGCGCCGCATCGAAGAGGAATTTTGCGATCTCTCCACGACGCCGGCACCCGTGATGCCGGACTTGCTCACGCTGAACGATACCATCGGCCCGCAATGTTTGACCGAGCGCCTCAACATCCAGACCAGCTACTTCGCGCTCGCAGTGCCGACGCCAGAAATCACGGCCGCGGCCGTGCCCGCACTCGACATCCTCTCGCATTTGCTCGGCGGCGGCGAAAGCTCCCGGTTGGAACAGATCGTGAAAGAACGGAAGCGCTTAGTCCAATCGATTTACACCTATGCCTTCACCGCGCGAGGACTCGGCTTGTTCGTGATCGGCGGCTCGGCTACGTCGGCACAAATGAAGCGGGCGTTGCCCGCGATCTGGGACGTGGTCGGCGACGTGTTGCGGCCCGGCGCGATCAGCATGGCGGAATTGGAACGCGCCAAACTCAACATCCAATGCTCCGAAATCTACGAACGCGAAACGGTCGGCGGACAAGCGGGCAAGCACGCGTATTTTCTCTCCACCGCCAACGACCACCAATTCGAGCGGAAATACTACGACGCCGTGGCCCGCACCACCTTGGAACAACTCCACGATACGGCGCATACCTATCTCCGGCCCGACCGCAGCACACTGATGTGGGTCGCCCCGAAACGGGACAAGATCGTACCAGCCACCCAGGCCGCGGCATGGTGTCGTCTCCCGGCCCCGCGCCCCGTCACGACGGTGCCCGGCCCGCGCGCCGTCGCACGTCCCGTGTTGCTCAAATTTCCCAACGGACTCCGTTGCGTCGTCCGTCCCGAACATCGGCTCCCACTCGTCTCGATTCAGGCCGTGATGCACGGCGGCACACGATACGAAACAGCGGCCATCAACGGCATTAACGCGCTCCTCACCAACACGCTGACCAAAGGGACGCGTTCCCGCGACGCCGCAACGGTCGCCGAAACCATCGACGCGATCGGCGGCGGGCTCAATGCCGGCGCCGGACGCAACAGCGTGGCAATCCGCAGCGAATTCTTGAGCGCTAAACTGACCGAAGGCTTCACCCTCTTTGCCGAAACACTCCGCGAACCGGCCTTTGCCCCCGAAGAAGTCGCCAAAGAACGCAATCTGCTGCTCGAAGCCATCCGCAATCAAGAAGACAATCTCCCGGGGTTGGCGATGAAGCACTTCTGTCGCGCATTGTACGGAAAACATCCGTACGCGCTCGCTGCGATCGGCGAAAAGGAAAGTGTGCGCCGTTTAGGTCCAGCCCAGCTGACTCGCTACTATGAGATGATCGCCCACCCGTCCCAAATCGTACTGGGCGTATCAGGCGACATCGAACCGGCGTTCGTCGAAGAACTCGTGCGCCGCCACATCTGGTGGCCCGCACGGCGCTTGGCCGCGCGGCCGAAGCTGCCGAAATTGGCAGCTGTCAAACCACAGACCGTCACGACGCGCCGCGCGGAGAAACAACAGGCCCATATCTTCTACGGCGTGCGCGGCACGACCGTGACGGCGCCGGATCGGTACGCCTTTTCCGTGCTCAATCAAATCCTCTCCGGCCAAGGCGGTCGCCTCTTCCTCACCTTGCGCGACCAAATGAGTCTGGCCTATTCCGTCAGCGCGTCACTCCAACTCGGAATCGAACCGGGCTATTTTGCCGTCTACATCGGCACCGAACCGGCCAAGGTCCATACGGCAATTGAAGGAATCGAACAACAACTGCGCCAACTCACGGACGAACCGGTCACGGACGAAGAATTTTCCCGCGCCCGCGAACACTTGGTCGGCACGTATGAACTCGATCTGCAGCGCAACAGCGCCATCGCCGGTATGCATGCGTTGAATCTGCTGTACGGACTCGGGCTCGATGAACTCGCGCGCTATCCCGCAAAGATCCTCGCCGTCACGCCGCGAGATCTGCTCCGCGTGGCGAAAAAATATTTCCGCAAAGACGCCGTAGTCTGCTCCATCGTCACGCCATAA
- a CDS encoding mechanosensitive ion channel family protein, producing the protein MDFSWLNETGFSALAQARPLLAACSVVGSAVVVGWLCRLLLCPLLRAASRNRVRWDEGLLRVLRRHIIWWTMAGGIWLAPQVIQFGSAMRIHFQHVAAALFITSASFAAARTAIVFIRAVAARSAVELPLTSALETLVRLSVWAVGGLLILSNLGISITPLVTALGVGSLALALGLQDTLSNLVAGLYTTMARHLRVGDFVEFDGGHRGFITDIGWRTTRIRTPQNNIILVPNAKLMQTIVTNYDLPVQEQAASVEVRIGLHNDLAAVETLTLEVARDVQQTVTGAIVSFEPTVRFQGFPQGGVVLQVALQAKSFADRALVIHEFLKRVHTRFRQAGVELGTSAAAGAEEVRPAVSGNR; encoded by the coding sequence ATGGATTTTTCGTGGCTGAATGAAACGGGGTTTTCCGCTCTCGCGCAGGCACGGCCGTTGTTGGCGGCGTGTTCGGTAGTCGGGAGCGCCGTGGTCGTGGGGTGGTTGTGCCGACTCCTCCTCTGTCCGCTGTTGCGCGCGGCGTCCCGTAATCGCGTGCGCTGGGATGAAGGCTTGTTGCGGGTGCTGCGTCGGCACATCATTTGGTGGACGATGGCCGGCGGGATTTGGCTCGCACCGCAAGTAATTCAGTTCGGTTCCGCAATGCGGATCCATTTTCAACATGTGGCGGCGGCCTTATTCATTACATCGGCGTCGTTTGCGGCGGCGCGGACGGCGATTGTGTTTATTCGTGCCGTCGCGGCCCGCTCTGCCGTGGAGCTTCCGCTCACCAGCGCGTTGGAGACGTTAGTGCGGCTCAGTGTCTGGGCCGTCGGCGGTCTGCTGATTTTGAGCAATCTCGGGATCAGCATTACGCCGCTGGTCACGGCACTCGGTGTCGGATCGTTGGCGTTAGCGCTCGGACTGCAAGACACATTGTCGAATCTCGTCGCCGGTCTCTACACCACGATGGCGCGTCATCTACGGGTTGGCGATTTTGTCGAGTTCGACGGCGGACATCGGGGATTTATTACGGACATCGGTTGGCGAACGACGCGGATTCGCACGCCGCAGAACAACATCATCCTGGTCCCGAATGCTAAGCTGATGCAGACGATCGTCACCAACTACGACTTGCCGGTGCAAGAACAGGCGGCCTCCGTTGAAGTGCGGATCGGTCTTCACAACGATTTAGCTGCGGTTGAAACGCTCACGCTCGAGGTCGCACGTGACGTGCAGCAGACGGTCACTGGGGCGATTGTGTCCTTCGAACCAACGGTCCGTTTCCAAGGGTTTCCGCAGGGTGGCGTCGTGTTGCAAGTTGCGCTGCAGGCCAAAAGTTTCGCGGATCGCGCGTTGGTAATCCATGAATTCCTCAAACGCGTCCATACGCGGTTTCGGCAAGCCGGCGTGGAGTTGGGGACATCTGCGGCGGCCGGTGCAGAAGAGGTCCGGCCCGCCGTGTCGGGAAATCGCTAG
- a CDS encoding aminopeptidase, producing the protein MNDPRLTELAQLLANYSLDLQPGQRVLIEWFGTEPAALVHAMVAAATRRGAVPVWQHGDDRFVRTLLLEGTEAQVKAFGALQLQQMKQFDAYVAFRGSDNIFEMSDVPPERRQWYLQHVQKPVHLEQRVKHTRWCVLRYPNAAMAQLAETSCERFADHYFKAVLFDYARFREAMRPLQALMQQTDRVRITAPGTDLTFSIKGIPAMECDGTMNLPDGEVFTAPVRDSIQGTIRYNTPSPYQGRLFQRVGFTFRNGQIVEASCEGDQAALQRVLDTDPGARYVGEFAVGFHPWIREPIKDILFDEKIAGSIHLTPGQCYDEAPNGNQSAVHWDLVLIQRKEYGGGELYFDDRLVRKDGHFVLPELAGLNPEAFGAPAC; encoded by the coding sequence ATGAACGATCCTCGACTGACGGAATTGGCGCAGTTGTTGGCGAATTACTCGCTCGATCTGCAGCCGGGTCAACGCGTATTGATCGAATGGTTCGGCACGGAGCCGGCGGCATTGGTGCATGCGATGGTCGCGGCCGCGACGCGGCGCGGAGCCGTCCCGGTGTGGCAACACGGTGACGATCGTTTCGTCCGCACCCTGTTGCTGGAGGGGACCGAGGCGCAAGTGAAGGCCTTCGGCGCGTTGCAGCTCCAACAGATGAAACAATTCGACGCCTATGTGGCGTTTCGCGGCTCCGACAACATCTTCGAAATGAGCGATGTGCCGCCGGAGCGCCGGCAGTGGTATCTGCAACATGTCCAAAAGCCGGTGCATCTCGAACAGCGGGTGAAGCATACGCGTTGGTGCGTGTTGCGCTACCCGAACGCGGCGATGGCCCAGTTGGCCGAGACGTCGTGCGAACGTTTCGCCGACCATTACTTCAAGGCCGTCCTCTTCGACTACGCGCGCTTCCGTGAAGCGATGCGGCCACTGCAGGCGCTGATGCAACAGACCGATCGGGTGCGCATTACGGCCCCCGGAACGGATCTGACGTTTTCCATTAAAGGCATTCCGGCGATGGAATGCGACGGGACGATGAATCTCCCCGATGGCGAGGTCTTTACCGCGCCGGTGCGTGATTCGATTCAGGGGACGATCCGTTACAATACGCCGTCGCCGTATCAAGGACGACTCTTCCAGCGCGTCGGTTTTACGTTTCGGAATGGGCAAATCGTCGAGGCGAGTTGCGAGGGCGATCAAGCGGCTCTGCAGCGCGTCCTCGATACCGATCCGGGCGCGCGCTACGTCGGTGAATTTGCGGTTGGGTTCCATCCGTGGATTCGCGAACCGATCAAAGACATCCTGTTCGACGAGAAAATCGCCGGAAGCATTCATCTAACGCCGGGCCAGTGTTACGACGAGGCCCCGAACGGCAATCAATCCGCCGTGCATTGGGATTTGGTGTTGATCCAACGGAAAGAGTACGGCGGCGGTGAACTCTATTTCGACGATCGCCTGGTGCGGAAGGATGGGCATTTTGTATTGCCCGAACTGGCCGGCCTGAATCCGGAGGCCTTCGGCGCCCCCGCGTGTTGA